The Archangium primigenium genomic interval ACGAGGGCCGCCGGGTGGACCGACTGCTCGTGGCGGCCGTCATCGAGGCGCGCTCCTGCGAGCGGCTGTCCCTGCTGGCCGAGGGCCTGGAGGAGCCGCCCCTGCGCCGCTTCTACGCGGAGCTGGCGCAGTCCGAGGACGGCCACCAGTCGCTCTTCTTCCGGCTCGCCGTCACCGCCGCCGACGGCGACGTGGCGCAGGTGGACGCCCGACTGGACGAACTCTTGCAGCTCGAAGCCCAGGTGCTCGAGCGCGTGGGCTTGCGCGCCGCCATTCACTGAGCACGACAGCCTCCCGGAAGTGCCGCCCGTCCCCGCTTCCGGGACGAGCCCAATGCCTTGCATCGGGTGAACCGCCGCGGTTTGCCACGCCGCCATAAAGCGAGACTCATTCCGCGCGGATTCCATCCCGGGTGCAGGTTGCTGGATGTATTGCGCGTGTTCAAGGTTTGCCCCGGATGTCAAGAGCATGGGGAGTACCCATGCAAGGGGGGAAACGGATGAAGTGGCAGCGTCGTCTTCATGGCAACGGGTCCGTCTACACGCAGATAAAGCAACTCCAACAGGAGTCGATGCCGTGGCTCCTGGGCCTGGGCCTGTGTCTGTCCTCTCCCGTGTGGGCGCAGAACGCGGCGGCGACGGTGGACATCAACGTGGCGGCCGGGCGGCACGCCATCAATCCGTTCATCTATGGCGTGGCATATGGCACCCAGGAGCAGCTGGCGGATCTCAACGCGCCGCTCAACCGCCGGGGCGGCAACGCCACCTCGCGCTACAACTGGAAGCTCAACGCGGCCAACCGCGCCAATGACTATTATTTCGAGAGTCTGCCCTACTCCAGCCCGGAGCCGGGGGGCGAGGCGGATGCCTTCATCCAGAGCACGCGCGCCGCGGGCGCCGAGCCGCTCATCACCATCCCGCTCGTCGGCTGGGTGGCCAACCTGGGTCCGGGCCGCGCGAAGATGTGCAGCTATTCCGTCGCCAAGTATGGCGCGCAGCAGGACAGCGATCGGGCGTACTACCCGGACGCGGGCAATGGCGTGCTCGCCAGCGGGCAGAACATCGTCAACGATCCGGCGGACGCCAACGTGGCATCCACCCCCGAGTTCCAGAAGGGCTGGGTGGAGCACCTGCTCGCGCGCTGGGGCGGCGCGGCGAACGGCGGCCAGCGCTTCTACATCATGGACAACGAGCCGAGCCTCTGGCACCAGACGCACCGCGACGCGCAGCCCGTGGGGCTCACCATGAAGGAATTGCGCGACAAGCACCTGGCGCACGCCGCCATGGTCAAGAGCGTGGACCCGGCGGCCCTCATCATGGGCCCCGAGGAGTGGGGCTGGAGCGGCTTTCTCTACAGCGGCTACGACCACCAGGAGGGCCCCAAGAGCGGCTACACGCGCTACCCGGACCGCGAGGCCAACGGGGACTGGGACTACCTGCCCTGGCTGCTCGACCAGTTCCACAAGCACGAGCAGTCCACGGGCCAGCGGCTGCTGGACGTGTTCACCGTGCACTACTACCCGCAGGGCGGCGAGTTCAGCACCGACACCTCCAGCGCCATGCAACTGCGGCGCAACCGCTCCACGCGCTCGCTGTGGGACGCGAACTACGTGGACGAGACGTGGATCAACGACAAGGTGCGGCTGGTGCCCCGGCTCAAGGAGTGGGTGGCCACCTACTACCCCGACACCGCGGTGGGCATCACCGAGTACAACTGGGGCGCCGAGGGGCACATCAACGGCGCCACCACCCAGGCGGAGATCCTCGGCATCTTCGGCCGCGAGGGCCTGGACTACGCCGCGCGCTGGGAGACGCCCGCGGCGACCACGCCCACCTACAAGGCGATGAAGCTCTACCGCAACTATGACGGCCTCAAGTCCACCTTCGGGGACACGAGCGTGGCCTGCGCCGTGGCCAACCCGGACAACCTGTCCGCCTTCGCCGCCGAGCGCGGGAGCGACGGGGCCCTCACCGTCATGGTCATCAGCAAGGTGCTCTCCGGGGACACGGCCGTCACGCTCAACGTGTCGGGCTTCAGCTCCGGACAGAAGGCCCAGGTGTGGCAGCTCACGTCCGCCAACGCCATCACCCCGCTCGCGGACCTCGCCGTGGAGGCGGGCGTGGTGAAGACGAGCGTGCCCAGCCAGAGCGTCACCCTCATCGTCCTCCCCTCGGGCAGCGCCACCGGCAACCAGCCGCCCGTGGCCAAGCTCACCGCCACCCCCACCTCGGGCCCCGCCCCGCTGGTGACGGCCTTCGATGCCGCGGGCTCCGCGGACCCGGACGGCACGCTGGAGAGCCATGCCTGGAACTTCGGCGACGGCACGCAGGCCACGGGCGCCACGGCGAGCCACACCTATACGCGCGGCGGCACCTTCACCGTCACGCTCACCGTCAAGGACAACCGCGGCGCCACCGCCTCCGCCACCACCACCGTCCAGGTGACCGCCACCACCCTGGAGACGCCCACCAGCTTCTACGCGCAGCGCTCCGGCCAGGACATCACCCTGCGCTGGACGGACACCTCGCAGAGCGAGGAGGGCTTCCTCGTCGAGCGCGGCGTCACCTCCTGGCCCATCGACTTCCAGGAAGTGGGCCGCGTGGGCGCCAACGTCCGCGCCTTCGTGGACAAGCAGGTGCCCTCGGGCAACTACTTCTACCGGGTGCGCGCCTTCAAGGGCGCGCTCCTCTCCGAGCCCTCCAACATGGACGGCACCCAGGTGCCCTGAGCCCCGGGCGGATGGCACGCCGCGTCAGTCGACTGGGGAACAAGACAAGAACAGTTTTCACTGTCTTGTTCTCATAAACCGTGATTTCTGGTATTGAAGAGCCTTCGGGACTGACTCGTTTCAGCCCCGAAGGCTCCTTTCTCGATCCCAGGCACGAACATGTCCCGACCGACCTTTACCTCGAAGTTCCTGGCCGCCTGCGCGCTGACGGCCTTCTCTGGCTGCGCGATGGACGGCGCCGAGCAAGACGTGAACCCCGCCCAGGCGCCCGAGGTCGTGGGACAGGTGCAGGGCGAGCTCGACTACAACCCGGGCTCGGGCTGGAGCCTGGGCTGGTCGGACGAGTTCGAGGGCTCGAGCCTCAACACCGGCAACTGGACCACGCTCAACAGCGACCTCGATCCGGTCACCAACAACTGCAACTTCGGCACGGGTGAGATCGAGTACCCCCGGACGCAGAACGTCTCGGTGAGCGGCGGCAAGCTCATCATCAAGGCCGAGCGCACCAGCCCCACCACCGTGAGCGACACCCGGTGCGGCAGCCACCAGCGCACGCTGTTCTCCGGCCGCCTGCACACCAAGGGCAAGGTGGAGCGGCGCTATGGCAAGATCGTGGCGAGCATCAAGGTGCCCTCGGGCTACGGCATGTGGCCGGCCTTCTGGACGCTGGGCTCCAACGTGCAGCAGGCCGGCTGGCCCGCCAGCGGTGAGATCGACATCCTCGAGTGGCACTCCAACGAGCCCTCGTGGATGAAGTCCGCCGTGCACTGGGCCAACGCCAACAACCAGCAGGCCGACTGGGGCACCGGCCAGAGCGGCAGCGGCAACCTGGCCGACTCCTTCCACACCTACGAGGTGGAGTGGGACGCCGGCATGATGGTGTTCCGGCTGGACGGCCGGTACGCGGGCACGACGTTCTACCACAACGAGTCCGAGTTCCAGCAGAACCACTACCTCATCCTGAACCTGGCCATGGGCGGCAACTGGTACGGCTTCCCCGCGGCCGGCAGCATCGCGCTGACGCAGGGCCAGCCCAAGACCATGGAAGTCGAGTGGGTGCGCTGGTACCAGAAGGGCGGCACCACGCCTCCGCCCTCGGGCAGCGGCTCGGTGTCCAACGCGAGCTTCGAGTCGGGCCTGTCTGACTGGACCACGTGGACGCCCAACGGCACCGCGGGTGCCGCCATCAGCGAGACGTACAACGGCGCGCGCACGGGCTCCTACCACCTGACGCACTGGAGCGGCGCGCCCTTCGAGACCTGGACGTACCAGGTGAAGACGGGCCTGGCCAACGGCAGCTACAAGGTGCGCGCCTGGGTGCGCAAGGGTGGCAACTTCCCCATCGCCCGCCTGCAGGGCAAGACGAGCGGCTCCGCGGCGCCCGTGTACACCAACCTGGGCACCTACAGCGGCTGGACGCTCGTGGAGACGCCCACCATCAACGTCACCTCGGGCTACCTGGAGTTCGGCTTCCACACCCAGGCCACCACGGCGGACGGCGCCAACTTCGTCCACATGGATGACGTGGAGATCGTGAAGCTCTAGTGGCGTCGCGCCACCCCCACGGTCGGTCGGATTGAGAGGCGGGAGGAACCGGCGGTGCACTAGGTTGCGCCGCCATGGGTTCCCCCGCCTCCGCCGTTTCCAGCCTCGTGCGTCCCCGTCCCGCGCTGCTCGCGCTCGCCTATCTGGCCTTCGTGAGCCTGGGGCTGCCGGACGCGGTGCTCGGCCTCGCCTGGCCGTCCCTGCGTGACACGTTCGCCCTGCCCCAGGTGGGCATGGGCGCCATCCTCGCGGCGAGCGCGACGGCCTACTTCGCCTCGGGCATGTTCGCCGGACGGCTGCTGCGCGCGCTCCACGTGGGCCGCCTGCTGGCGCTGAGCACGGCGCTCGTGGCGCTGGGCCTGTTCGGCTACGCGACCGTGCCCGTGTTCGTGCTCTTCCTGGGCGCGGCGTGCTTCATCGGCTTCGGCTCGGGCGCCATCGACGCGACGCTCAACACCTACGCCGCGCGGAACTTCGGCCCCAAGCACATGACGTGGCTGCATGCGGCCTACAGCATCGGCGCCACGCTGGGCCCGGTGCTCATGACGACCCTGCTCGCGCGGGGCGCCGGCTGGCGCGCGGGCTACGCCACCCTCGGGGGCATCCTCGCCCTGCTCGCGCTCGTCTTCCTCGCCATGCGCCAGCGCTGGACGCGCGCGCCGGACGCGTCCGAGGCGCCCGCCGAGAC includes:
- a CDS encoding glycoside hydrolase family 44 protein, whose translation is MKWQRRLHGNGSVYTQIKQLQQESMPWLLGLGLCLSSPVWAQNAAATVDINVAAGRHAINPFIYGVAYGTQEQLADLNAPLNRRGGNATSRYNWKLNAANRANDYYFESLPYSSPEPGGEADAFIQSTRAAGAEPLITIPLVGWVANLGPGRAKMCSYSVAKYGAQQDSDRAYYPDAGNGVLASGQNIVNDPADANVASTPEFQKGWVEHLLARWGGAANGGQRFYIMDNEPSLWHQTHRDAQPVGLTMKELRDKHLAHAAMVKSVDPAALIMGPEEWGWSGFLYSGYDHQEGPKSGYTRYPDREANGDWDYLPWLLDQFHKHEQSTGQRLLDVFTVHYYPQGGEFSTDTSSAMQLRRNRSTRSLWDANYVDETWINDKVRLVPRLKEWVATYYPDTAVGITEYNWGAEGHINGATTQAEILGIFGREGLDYAARWETPAATTPTYKAMKLYRNYDGLKSTFGDTSVACAVANPDNLSAFAAERGSDGALTVMVISKVLSGDTAVTLNVSGFSSGQKAQVWQLTSANAITPLADLAVEAGVVKTSVPSQSVTLIVLPSGSATGNQPPVAKLTATPTSGPAPLVTAFDAAGSADPDGTLESHAWNFGDGTQATGATASHTYTRGGTFTVTLTVKDNRGATASATTTVQVTATTLETPTSFYAQRSGQDITLRWTDTSQSEEGFLVERGVTSWPIDFQEVGRVGANVRAFVDKQVPSGNYFYRVRAFKGALLSEPSNMDGTQVP
- a CDS encoding glycoside hydrolase family 16 protein encodes the protein MSRPTFTSKFLAACALTAFSGCAMDGAEQDVNPAQAPEVVGQVQGELDYNPGSGWSLGWSDEFEGSSLNTGNWTTLNSDLDPVTNNCNFGTGEIEYPRTQNVSVSGGKLIIKAERTSPTTVSDTRCGSHQRTLFSGRLHTKGKVERRYGKIVASIKVPSGYGMWPAFWTLGSNVQQAGWPASGEIDILEWHSNEPSWMKSAVHWANANNQQADWGTGQSGSGNLADSFHTYEVEWDAGMMVFRLDGRYAGTTFYHNESEFQQNHYLILNLAMGGNWYGFPAAGSIALTQGQPKTMEVEWVRWYQKGGTTPPPSGSGSVSNASFESGLSDWTTWTPNGTAGAAISETYNGARTGSYHLTHWSGAPFETWTYQVKTGLANGSYKVRAWVRKGGNFPIARLQGKTSGSAAPVYTNLGTYSGWTLVETPTINVTSGYLEFGFHTQATTADGANFVHMDDVEIVKL
- a CDS encoding MFS transporter; its protein translation is MGSPASAVSSLVRPRPALLALAYLAFVSLGLPDAVLGLAWPSLRDTFALPQVGMGAILAASATAYFASGMFAGRLLRALHVGRLLALSTALVALGLFGYATVPVFVLFLGAACFIGFGSGAIDATLNTYAARNFGPKHMTWLHAAYSIGATLGPVLMTTLLARGAGWRAGYATLGGILALLALVFLAMRQRWTRAPDASEAPAETSVPPTTTALEALRRPRVRLQSLIFFFYVGVEVTAGQWSYTVLTEGRGLGTAEAGTWVSLYWGSLFVGRVLSGFVVERLGPVRLLRGSMGLAVLAALLFAVPALPPALGLGLLGLAIAPIYPALMSETPRRVGGDVAAHAVGFQVSAGTVGIAVLPSAAGFVAERFGIAFVAPQLLAYTVVLALLHGVLTATAD